A single genomic interval of Bradyrhizobium japonicum USDA 6 harbors:
- a CDS encoding DUF2493 domain-containing protein, giving the protein MTADHDNDFEPHHSSSPTDQVLQELQLHGYRPFHDDPDPRGLPEARILAGSVADIFDALVVALSDTRLEPDLDDLLWSMVNVFHRAIDRIERELDDNELAQQRSQREQDGSEIKSVELERLTAEGQTLIERRNAFELMRDQAADEFERHAHSAWRPRNGSKVNHRNLTSAMIDSRDFLAAKKRAENQVLMPRGPKVALTGGLDFNDYRLIWAKLDQVHAKHPDMVLLHGGSPKGAELIAAKWADNRKVPQIAFKPDWTKHAKAAPFKRNDAMLETLPIGVMHFPGTGIQDNLADKAKKLGIPVWRYGGS; this is encoded by the coding sequence ATGACCGCCGACCACGACAACGATTTCGAGCCGCACCACAGCTCATCCCCGACCGACCAGGTCCTCCAGGAACTCCAGCTCCATGGCTACCGTCCCTTCCACGATGATCCCGATCCCCGGGGGCTTCCTGAAGCGCGAATCCTCGCCGGCAGCGTCGCCGACATCTTCGATGCCCTGGTGGTGGCGCTGTCCGATACCCGTCTTGAGCCCGACCTCGACGACCTGCTCTGGTCGATGGTAAACGTCTTCCATCGTGCGATCGACAGGATCGAGCGCGAGCTCGACGATAACGAGCTGGCCCAGCAGCGCTCGCAGCGGGAGCAGGACGGCAGCGAAATCAAATCCGTCGAGCTGGAGCGTCTGACGGCAGAAGGGCAAACGCTGATCGAGCGACGCAACGCCTTCGAGCTGATGCGCGACCAGGCCGCCGACGAGTTCGAACGCCACGCCCATTCCGCATGGCGGCCGCGCAACGGATCGAAGGTCAACCACCGCAATCTGACGTCAGCGATGATCGACAGCCGCGATTTCCTGGCCGCGAAGAAGCGCGCCGAAAATCAGGTGCTCATGCCACGCGGACCGAAAGTCGCGCTCACCGGTGGACTCGACTTCAACGACTACCGGCTAATTTGGGCTAAGCTCGACCAGGTGCACGCCAAGCACCCGGACATGGTGCTGCTGCACGGCGGATCGCCCAAGGGCGCCGAGCTGATTGCCGCCAAGTGGGCCGACAATCGCAAGGTCCCGCAGATCGCCTTCAAGCCCGACTGGACAAAGCACGCCAAGGCCGCGCCGTTCAAACGCAACGATGCGATGCTGGAGACGCTACCCATCGGCGTGATGCACTTTCCTGGCACCGGCATCCAAGACAATCTCGCTGACAAAGCGAAGAAGCTAGGCATCCCGGTCTGGAGGTACGGCGGCTCGTGA
- a CDS encoding DUF7146 domain-containing protein: MTMADNAHDLARRLGRQAESVCRHYLSAGRREGSYWLVGDVRNTPGRSMFVRLKQSAKGAAGKWTDAATGEHGDLLDVIRESCRLVDFKNVLDEARLFLSLPHPEPEPNQPRLRNSSAARGSPEAARRLFAMSQPIERTLIEAYLRNRGITSLHETGSLRFHPRCYYRPDDHSPTETWPAMIAAVTDLSGELAGVHRTWLDPHGFSEATLGKAPIDTPKRAMGDLLGHAVRFGVAGEVMAAGEGIETMLSLRCALPTMPMVAALSAAHLSAVLLPDTLRRLYIARDDDPAGDGAMATLMDRAQEAGIEAIVISPQLGDFNEDLRLLGFDALRAASRVQIAAQDVARFMELAA; encoded by the coding sequence ATGACGATGGCCGATAACGCACACGATCTCGCACGGCGTCTCGGCCGGCAGGCTGAGTCCGTGTGCCGTCACTACCTCTCTGCCGGACGACGGGAAGGTAGCTATTGGCTCGTCGGCGACGTCCGCAATACGCCTGGCCGCTCAATGTTCGTGCGGCTCAAGCAGTCGGCGAAGGGAGCCGCCGGCAAATGGACCGATGCCGCCACCGGGGAACATGGCGATTTGCTCGATGTCATTCGCGAGAGTTGCCGCCTGGTCGACTTCAAGAACGTCCTCGACGAGGCGCGCTTGTTTCTCAGCTTGCCGCATCCAGAGCCCGAGCCCAATCAGCCGCGGCTCCGCAATTCCAGCGCGGCACGAGGATCGCCGGAGGCCGCTCGTCGGCTCTTTGCCATGTCGCAGCCGATCGAACGCACACTCATAGAAGCGTATCTCCGCAATCGCGGCATTACGTCTTTGCACGAAACCGGAAGCCTGCGCTTTCACCCACGTTGCTACTACCGGCCCGACGACCACAGCCCGACCGAGACCTGGCCGGCGATGATCGCCGCCGTCACCGATCTGTCCGGCGAGCTGGCTGGCGTACACCGCACCTGGCTCGACCCGCATGGTTTCAGCGAGGCGACGCTGGGCAAGGCGCCAATCGACACGCCAAAGCGGGCGATGGGCGACCTGCTTGGTCACGCTGTTCGATTTGGCGTCGCTGGTGAAGTCATGGCGGCCGGTGAGGGCATCGAGACGATGCTGTCGCTCCGCTGCGCCCTGCCGACCATGCCGATGGTCGCAGCTCTCTCGGCAGCGCATCTCTCCGCCGTCCTTCTTCCGGATACGCTCCGCCGGCTCTACATCGCCCGGGACGACGATCCTGCCGGTGACGGCGCCATGGCGACCTTGATGGATCGGGCGCAGGAGGCCGGCATCGAGGCAATCGTGATCTCGCCACAGCTTGGCGACTTCAACGAGGATCTTCGCCTGCTCGGATTTGACGCCCTTCGGGCCGCAAGCCGCGTACAGATCGCGGCGCAGGACGTCGCGCGCTTTATGGAGCTGGCGGCATAG
- a CDS encoding ParB/RepB/Spo0J family partition protein, translating into MATTVRKITLSPSRDIPFNRLVLSQSNVRRVKAGVSIEELAEDIARRGLLQGLSVRPVVDQVGAETGVFEIPAGGRRYRALELLVKQKRLAKTAPVPCVVRDSGIAEEDSLAENVQRAPLHPLDQFRAFLALREKGQSEEEIAAAFFVSVNVVKQRLKLASVSPTLLDVYAEDGMTLDQLMAFAVSGDHERQEVVFERLKASHDKQPYVIRRMLTEGAVRASDKRALFIGVDAYTAAGGTVLRDLFQGDDGGWMQDVALVDQMVADKLKAESETIAAEGWKWTEVAPDFAYGHAFGLRQLRGEIVTLTAEEEAARNALQAEFDQLSEKHADADELPDEVDERLSELETALEGLESRPVVFDPAEIVRAGVFVSIGAEGELRVERGYVRPEDEPSAEPEPGLAEEDGEAERAKAASYEGGERNVSVEPGAEQEEDEGLSPISDRLMTELTTHRTLGLRHALGEQPQVAFHAALHALTLKTFYHYGSDSCLELDLKSVSFGAQALGLNDSALAEAIRARHERWAKALPKESADLWDALQAWDGDSQAMLFAHVVSLSVNAVHEPWNRRPRALAHADRLARAVDLDMAAAGWKPTVDNFFGRVTKTRILQAVVEAKGQRAADRIEHLKKGDMAAEAQTLLTDTAWLPEPLRTLGRAIGDEPAVESIVEETPEQPSENKLEDEEERTAHNQRAGEQIMAAE; encoded by the coding sequence ATGGCGACTACCGTTCGCAAGATCACCCTTTCGCCCTCGCGCGATATCCCCTTCAACAGGCTCGTGCTGAGTCAGTCGAACGTCCGGCGCGTGAAGGCCGGCGTCTCGATCGAGGAGCTAGCAGAGGACATCGCCCGCCGGGGCCTTCTGCAGGGCCTCAGTGTCCGGCCCGTCGTCGACCAGGTCGGCGCCGAGACCGGCGTGTTCGAGATCCCGGCTGGCGGCCGGCGCTACCGCGCGCTGGAGCTGCTCGTCAAGCAGAAGCGCCTCGCCAAGACCGCCCCGGTGCCCTGCGTCGTCCGCGATAGCGGCATCGCTGAGGAAGACTCGCTCGCCGAGAACGTCCAGCGCGCTCCGCTTCATCCGCTCGACCAGTTCCGGGCATTCCTGGCGCTGCGCGAAAAGGGCCAGTCGGAGGAGGAGATCGCTGCCGCCTTCTTCGTCTCCGTCAACGTCGTCAAGCAACGCCTCAAGCTCGCGTCGGTTTCGCCGACGCTGCTCGACGTCTATGCGGAGGACGGCATGACGCTCGACCAGCTCATGGCCTTCGCTGTATCTGGCGACCACGAGCGTCAGGAAGTTGTGTTCGAGCGGCTGAAGGCGTCCCACGACAAGCAGCCCTACGTCATCCGCCGCATGCTGACAGAAGGCGCGGTCCGCGCTTCCGACAAGCGGGCGCTGTTCATCGGGGTTGACGCCTATACTGCCGCCGGTGGCACGGTGCTGCGAGATCTGTTTCAGGGCGACGATGGCGGCTGGATGCAGGATGTCGCGCTCGTCGACCAGATGGTGGCCGACAAGCTGAAGGCGGAATCCGAGACGATTGCCGCCGAGGGTTGGAAGTGGACCGAGGTCGCCCCCGATTTCGCTTACGGCCACGCTTTCGGTCTGCGACAACTTCGCGGCGAGATCGTCACCCTCACTGCCGAGGAGGAAGCGGCCCGCAACGCCTTGCAAGCAGAGTTCGATCAGCTGTCTGAGAAACACGCGGACGCCGATGAACTGCCCGACGAGGTCGACGAACGGTTGTCCGAGCTGGAAACAGCTTTGGAGGGGCTCGAGAGCCGGCCGGTTGTTTTCGACCCGGCCGAGATCGTGCGCGCAGGCGTCTTCGTCAGCATTGGCGCTGAAGGCGAGCTTCGTGTTGAGCGCGGCTACGTCCGGCCCGAAGACGAACCGTCGGCGGAGCCGGAGCCCGGTCTTGCTGAAGAAGATGGTGAGGCCGAACGGGCCAAGGCCGCGAGCTACGAAGGCGGCGAGCGCAACGTGTCGGTCGAGCCCGGCGCCGAGCAGGAGGAGGACGAGGGCCTTTCGCCCATCTCCGACCGGCTGATGACCGAGCTCACCACCCATCGGACACTCGGCCTGCGTCATGCCCTCGGTGAGCAGCCGCAGGTCGCCTTTCATGCGGCCCTGCATGCTCTGACATTGAAGACCTTCTACCACTACGGCTCGGATAGCTGCCTGGAGCTGGATCTGAAGAGCGTGAGTTTCGGCGCCCAGGCGCTCGGCCTGAACGACAGCGCCTTAGCCGAGGCGATCCGCGCTCGGCACGAGCGCTGGGCGAAGGCTTTGCCGAAGGAATCGGCCGACCTCTGGGACGCACTTCAGGCGTGGGACGGCGACAGCCAGGCGATGCTCTTTGCCCATGTCGTCAGCCTGTCGGTCAACGCCGTGCATGAACCCTGGAATCGGCGGCCGCGTGCGCTCGCTCACGCCGACCGTCTCGCCCGGGCTGTCGATCTCGACATGGCTGCGGCGGGGTGGAAACCGACCGTAGACAACTTCTTCGGTCGGGTGACGAAGACGCGAATCCTCCAGGCCGTGGTGGAGGCAAAAGGGCAGCGCGCCGCCGATCGGATCGAGCATCTGAAGAAGGGTGACATGGCTGCCGAGGCGCAGACCTTGCTCACCGACACGGCCTGGCTGCCCGAACCGCTTCGCACGCTGGGCCGAGCCATTGGCGACGAACCGGCGGTCGAATCTATAGTCGAGGAAACTCCAGAGCAGCCTAGCGAAAACAAACTGGAAGACGAAGAAGAGCGGACCGCCCACAATCAGCGAGCCGGTGAGCAGATTATGGCAGCCGAATAA
- a CDS encoding helix-turn-helix transcriptional regulator — protein MTESKFLTPEEVSARYRGEVSVGTLRNWRAMRTGPAYIKIGKAVLYPVDELDAWDRGNLVICSASKELNVS, from the coding sequence ATGACGGAGTCCAAATTCCTGACACCGGAGGAAGTGTCTGCACGATACCGTGGCGAGGTCTCCGTGGGTACGCTGCGGAATTGGCGCGCAATGCGAACTGGGCCTGCATACATCAAGATCGGCAAAGCCGTCTTATACCCGGTGGACGAGCTTGACGCATGGGATCGGGGAAATCTGGTGATTTGTAGTGCGTCGAAAGAACTGAACGTGAGCTAG
- a CDS encoding exodeoxyribonuclease I yields the protein MSFVFFDTETTGLKRGFDQILHFAAVRTDENLNEVARFETRSRLQPHVLPHPSALRTNGLPIESLTDSSLPSHYTMVGDIRRTLISWSPAVFVGFNSIRFDEEMLRHALFQCLYPAYLTSNHRNCRADALSLVMAADAVSPAQLVVPVSEEGRRTFRLQQLAAANGVAHARAHDAMSDVLATLELSRLVYRRSPELWQRFVRFSNKATVADFIEVEDGFVLTEFFGGQAYHTSVVCIGRDPDQANGRLCLSLNEDMGRLAAMSDLELQVHRTQKPSPIRRFRINAAPTLTAFYDAPEHMLDGGSMGATGDRACLMKADTGLCARLVAAYMAAREPYALSPHLEERIYSGFPGPADEARIAAFHDARWEDRLAIVQGMEDERLRWFGLRLIYFEARSVLPEPTRLEVERYLTDQMTGDGSGCLTIDQAMAETERVLGEFASPDDLLIQYRTYLQDRLARLEAYRTRLIA from the coding sequence ATGAGCTTCGTCTTTTTCGACACCGAGACGACGGGGCTTAAGCGTGGCTTCGATCAGATTCTCCACTTCGCCGCTGTTCGCACCGATGAAAACCTGAACGAGGTGGCTCGGTTCGAGACGCGCTCGCGCCTTCAGCCACATGTGCTTCCCCATCCTTCGGCGCTTCGGACGAACGGATTGCCGATCGAGTCGTTGACTGATTCCAGCCTGCCGTCGCACTACACCATGGTAGGAGATATTCGCCGGACCTTGATTTCCTGGAGCCCTGCGGTTTTCGTCGGCTTCAACTCCATCCGCTTCGACGAGGAGATGCTGCGCCACGCCCTCTTCCAGTGCCTATATCCGGCATATCTGACAAGTAATCATCGAAACTGCCGCGCCGATGCGCTCAGTCTGGTGATGGCCGCCGATGCCGTGTCGCCTGCGCAACTAGTTGTGCCGGTCAGCGAAGAAGGGCGGCGGACATTTCGCTTGCAACAGTTGGCGGCGGCAAATGGCGTCGCACATGCTCGGGCACACGACGCGATGTCCGATGTGCTTGCGACGCTCGAACTGAGCCGATTGGTCTATCGAAGGTCTCCGGAGTTGTGGCAGCGCTTCGTGCGCTTCTCGAACAAAGCGACCGTCGCGGATTTCATTGAGGTCGAAGACGGCTTCGTGTTGACCGAGTTTTTCGGCGGCCAAGCTTATCATACGTCGGTCGTCTGCATCGGCAGGGATCCCGATCAGGCCAATGGCCGGCTTTGCTTGAGTCTCAACGAAGACATGGGCCGGCTTGCCGCGATGAGCGATCTCGAACTGCAAGTTCATCGGACGCAGAAGCCAAGTCCGATTCGTCGCTTCAGGATCAATGCCGCGCCCACGCTGACGGCGTTCTACGACGCTCCCGAGCATATGCTGGATGGCGGTTCGATGGGCGCCACCGGAGACCGGGCCTGTCTCATGAAGGCGGACACTGGTCTGTGCGCGCGGCTTGTGGCTGCTTACATGGCTGCGCGCGAGCCCTACGCATTATCTCCGCACCTCGAAGAGCGCATCTATAGCGGCTTTCCCGGTCCTGCTGATGAGGCACGCATTGCCGCGTTCCACGATGCGCGATGGGAGGACCGCCTCGCGATCGTCCAGGGCATGGAGGACGAGCGACTGCGCTGGTTCGGGCTCCGGTTGATCTATTTCGAAGCGCGCTCGGTTCTCCCCGAACCTACTCGATTGGAGGTCGAGCGCTACTTGACCGATCAGATGACAGGCGACGGTTCGGGCTGCCTCACCATCGATCAGGCGATGGCAGAGACGGAAAGGGTGCTTGGCGAGTTCGCCAGTCCAGATGATCTTCTGATCCAATATCGCACGTATCTGCAGGATCGACTGGCGCGGCTTGAGGCCTATCGGACACGGCTGATTGCCTGA
- a CDS encoding ImmA/IrrE family metallo-endopeptidase, giving the protein MRDADPGRAREAARSILREFGVSAPPVPVERIIKSRKIVLQYAPLEEDLSGMAYIKDGIGIIGVNALHHPNRQRFSAAHELAHHVLHDEDIRQAVHVDKGIRVLFRDDISALGTEPIEIEANAFASELLIPGDLLAAVLEGGGVDLEDEAAIEGLARRFRVSPAAMRFRLTRW; this is encoded by the coding sequence GTGAGGGACGCTGATCCAGGTCGAGCGCGCGAAGCTGCGCGCTCGATCCTTCGGGAGTTCGGCGTTTCAGCGCCGCCCGTCCCTGTCGAACGCATCATTAAATCGCGCAAGATCGTCCTTCAGTACGCACCGCTGGAGGAGGATCTTTCGGGCATGGCCTATATCAAGGACGGCATCGGCATCATCGGCGTCAATGCGCTACATCATCCCAACCGCCAGCGTTTTTCCGCCGCCCATGAACTCGCCCATCATGTGCTGCACGACGAAGACATCAGACAAGCCGTTCACGTCGACAAGGGGATACGCGTTCTCTTCCGAGATGATATCTCAGCGCTCGGAACCGAACCGATAGAGATCGAAGCCAACGCCTTCGCCTCAGAGCTGTTGATCCCCGGCGACCTCTTAGCCGCCGTCTTGGAAGGCGGTGGTGTGGATCTCGAGGACGAGGCAGCGATTGAGGGTCTCGCGCGCCGGTTTAGGGTAAGCCCGGCGGCGATGCGTTTCCGGTTGACTCGTTGGTAG
- a CDS encoding helix-turn-helix transcriptional regulator: protein MPEAAQTSAMAGNPVYIAFGNAVSTRRKALSLTQAQLASKVKMSRASIANIESGRQNILLHHVYALATALDFAKVADLLPPMPHKSIGEELKMTLVNEKLSKESLSENAGAQVADLISSALAPRRGSKVGS from the coding sequence ATGCCCGAAGCAGCGCAAACATCGGCGATGGCGGGCAATCCGGTCTATATAGCGTTCGGCAACGCGGTCTCGACGCGGCGCAAGGCTCTTTCGCTGACCCAGGCCCAGTTGGCGAGCAAAGTTAAGATGTCTCGCGCGTCGATCGCCAACATCGAGAGCGGCCGGCAGAACATATTGCTGCACCATGTCTATGCCCTCGCCACCGCGCTTGATTTCGCGAAGGTCGCCGACCTGCTGCCGCCAATGCCGCATAAGTCCATCGGGGAGGAATTGAAGATGACGCTGGTCAATGAGAAGCTTTCGAAGGAGTCGCTGTCCGAGAACGCGGGCGCCCAGGTCGCTGATTTGATCAGCAGCGCGCTCGCGCCACGCCGCGGCTCTAAGGTCGGATCGTGA
- a CDS encoding DUF2188 domain-containing protein, producing MSKRIHVVPHESGWATRREGALRVGSTHHTQAEATEAARSTALREHGEVVIHRPDGRIRDANSYGNDPFPPKG from the coding sequence ATGTCGAAGCGCATTCATGTCGTGCCGCACGAATCAGGTTGGGCAACCCGACGTGAGGGGGCGTTGCGGGTGGGGTCCACCCATCACACCCAAGCCGAGGCGACGGAGGCGGCGCGTAGCACTGCGCTTCGCGAGCACGGCGAAGTCGTCATCCACCGTCCCGATGGCCGCATTCGCGACGCCAACTCCTACGGAAACGATCCCTTCCCGCCGAAAGGATAA
- a CDS encoding nucleotidyltransferase domain-containing protein: MSNFPSLRRDDRPDDPFADPLDAVLAELAINIQLPPGLHAKAVERYEAVRRYIERPGSPLEGRVACFYPQGSMAIDATTSTRGTDDEYDLDIVAEIEGPDLGPEALLDDLEAALESYPVSKVVRQTRCITLYYADGMHLDITPSRRRAPKEKEGEIPHAKKGTRSDPARYVPMNSYAFGKWYCARTPTEERFALALNRQLYEQAGIAFAAADVEDVPPQTPLIIKSVTTVALQLIKRHRNIAYATETGRIPPSVMLSCHAGHAARPGMRLAEMLIRQARWTARAIDDAAKRGQLLVVPNPEFPVERFTDRWPESQLQQTTYSRHLHTLANGLEAARTGDVQLEDLQEWLRGQFGDRVVTRSVKAFNQRLGRQVQSRQHGYTRSGGLFVPAAPAIIGAATSLAPVAARAHTNMGERR, from the coding sequence ATGTCGAATTTTCCGTCCCTGCGCCGCGATGATCGGCCTGATGATCCCTTTGCCGACCCGCTGGACGCGGTACTCGCCGAGCTTGCCATCAATATTCAGCTTCCGCCCGGCCTGCATGCCAAGGCGGTCGAGCGATATGAGGCGGTCCGACGCTACATCGAACGACCCGGTAGTCCGCTCGAAGGCAGGGTCGCCTGCTTCTATCCCCAGGGCTCCATGGCAATCGACGCAACCACGTCGACCCGCGGCACGGACGACGAGTACGATCTCGATATCGTCGCCGAGATCGAAGGCCCCGACCTCGGTCCCGAGGCGCTGCTGGATGACCTGGAAGCCGCACTCGAGAGCTACCCGGTAAGCAAGGTCGTGCGCCAAACTCGGTGCATCACGCTCTACTACGCCGACGGCATGCATCTTGACATTACGCCGTCGCGGCGGCGGGCGCCGAAGGAGAAGGAAGGCGAGATCCCGCATGCGAAGAAGGGGACTCGCAGCGACCCGGCGCGCTATGTGCCGATGAACTCATATGCCTTCGGGAAGTGGTATTGCGCCCGAACGCCTACCGAGGAGCGGTTCGCGCTGGCGCTGAATCGTCAGCTGTACGAACAGGCCGGAATCGCCTTCGCCGCAGCGGACGTCGAGGACGTTCCGCCGCAAACGCCGCTCATCATCAAGAGCGTGACGACGGTCGCGCTGCAGCTAATCAAGCGGCACCGCAACATCGCCTACGCGACCGAGACGGGCCGGATCCCGCCATCGGTGATGTTGTCGTGCCATGCCGGCCATGCCGCCCGTCCGGGCATGAGGCTTGCGGAAATGCTGATCCGGCAGGCGCGCTGGACGGCCCGCGCGATCGACGACGCCGCGAAGCGCGGCCAGCTCCTGGTCGTGCCCAACCCCGAATTTCCGGTCGAGCGTTTCACCGACCGTTGGCCAGAATCTCAGCTGCAACAGACAACCTATTCTCGCCACCTGCACACCCTCGCTAACGGGCTCGAAGCCGCCCGCACCGGCGACGTGCAGCTGGAGGACTTGCAGGAGTGGTTGCGCGGGCAGTTCGGGGACCGGGTCGTCACGCGTTCTGTCAAAGCTTTCAACCAGCGGCTCGGGCGCCAAGTTCAATCACGGCAGCATGGTTATACGCGCTCCGGCGGCCTGTTCGTTCCCGCCGCGCCGGCGATCATCGGCGCGGCGACCAGCCTGGCGCCAGTCGCGGCTCGCGCACACACCAACATGGGAGAGCGCCGATAA